The following are encoded together in the Halobaculum limi genome:
- a CDS encoding DUF354 domain-containing protein: MRVLVDVSHPAHVHLFRNAIGEFERHGHEVRVASREKDVTTDLLDAYGIEHTPLSSKGSGAVDAAREWTGRGARLLRLAASFDPDVVLSRLNPTAAYVSKLVDAPNVIFHDTEQAGLLDRVTTPFAEVVCTPAEFARDVGDNQLRYEGYHELAYLHPARFDPDPIRLTDAGVDPDEPYTVVRLVEWSAHHDSGTAGFSPEGIRELVDRLSEHGAVYITSEAPLPDDLAAYAAPVAADAMHDLLAFADGYVGDSGTMATEAALLATPSVRYDPYDSQMGNFETLAEYGLVESLTDERAVIERAVDLAADPDAGSRWRSRRRKLLGEKVDVTAFMTELAAEVAGE, encoded by the coding sequence ATGCGCGTCCTCGTCGACGTGAGCCACCCGGCGCACGTCCACCTGTTCCGCAACGCGATCGGTGAGTTCGAGCGCCACGGCCACGAGGTCCGCGTCGCGAGTCGCGAGAAAGACGTGACGACCGACTTGCTCGACGCCTACGGCATCGAGCACACGCCGCTGTCGAGCAAGGGGAGCGGCGCTGTCGACGCCGCCCGCGAGTGGACGGGTCGCGGCGCGCGCCTCCTCCGACTCGCGGCGTCGTTCGACCCCGACGTGGTGCTCAGCAGGCTGAATCCCACAGCGGCGTACGTCTCGAAACTCGTCGACGCGCCGAACGTCATCTTCCACGACACCGAGCAGGCCGGCCTCCTCGACCGCGTCACGACGCCGTTCGCGGAGGTCGTCTGCACGCCTGCAGAGTTCGCTCGCGACGTGGGCGACAACCAACTCCGGTATGAGGGCTACCACGAACTCGCGTACCTCCACCCGGCCCGGTTCGACCCCGACCCCATTCGGCTGACCGACGCGGGCGTCGACCCCGACGAACCGTACACGGTCGTCCGCCTCGTCGAGTGGAGCGCTCACCACGACAGCGGCACGGCGGGGTTCTCGCCCGAGGGTATCCGCGAACTCGTCGACCGTCTATCCGAACACGGCGCGGTGTACATCACCAGCGAAGCGCCGCTACCGGACGACCTGGCGGCATACGCCGCGCCCGTCGCGGCCGACGCGATGCACGACCTGTTGGCGTTCGCGGACGGCTACGTCGGCGACTCCGGGACGATGGCGACGGAGGCGGCGCTGTTGGCGACCCCCTCCGTCCGCTACGACCCGTACGACTCCCAGATGGGCAACTTCGAGACGCTCGCGGAGTACGGCCTCGTCGAGTCACTGACCGATGAGCGTGCGGTGATCGAACGCGCGGTCGACCTCGCGGCCGACCCCGACGCCGGGTCGCGCTGGCGGAGTCGCCGTCGGAAACTGCTCGGTGAGAAGGTCGACGTCACCGCGTTTATGACCGAACTCGCCGCGGAGGTCGCCGGCGAATGA
- a CDS encoding alkaline phosphatase family protein, with protein MTTITIGLDGANWDLIGDWLADGDLPNLQRLIDDGVGGVSQSCLPPLTVPNWKCYATGKNPGKLGVYRFDRIDTRNRKHVFHDATDFKSAELWDYLNDEGMTAGVINKPSTYPPKQLDGFMVAGGPDASETEYRSLKRGFATPPEVEEFLREELDYQVHPTPMISPSEKGPKEIEAVLDLVDLRFTAAKALLEREDPDFLHLTVFYSMALQHYFYDEEPVYEAWQRIDRHLGDLLDQGHDILIMSDHGTCYVETVFYINVWLQQQGYLSVEKNIDGVLRKAGITRERALSVAKRLNMVETLSRVVPEGIQKMVPWDEGVKRDRVLSILDWDETRAIASNQGPIYLTLERDDPGYEELRTELIESLESLRHPDTGAPIVKAVYRGEEYYDGPYVDNAPDLILDQGDNVHTSDAIGPSEAISDSGVWLGGNMPDGVFLFSGPSFRSEGLTQEARIVDLAPTLLHTMGAAVPEDMDGEVLDVFAPDSEAATRTVRTRRALDDDRTDEEADDAGVEDRLADLGYLE; from the coding sequence ATGACAACGATCACTATCGGACTCGACGGTGCGAACTGGGACCTGATCGGCGATTGGCTCGCCGACGGCGACCTCCCCAACCTCCAGCGACTCATCGACGACGGCGTCGGTGGCGTCTCACAGAGTTGCCTGCCCCCGCTGACGGTCCCCAACTGGAAGTGCTACGCGACTGGCAAGAACCCCGGCAAACTCGGTGTGTACCGGTTCGACCGGATCGACACGCGAAACCGCAAACACGTCTTCCACGACGCGACCGACTTCAAAAGCGCGGAACTGTGGGACTACCTCAACGACGAGGGGATGACTGCTGGCGTCATCAACAAGCCGTCGACGTACCCGCCGAAGCAACTCGACGGCTTCATGGTCGCGGGCGGCCCCGACGCCTCCGAGACGGAGTACCGCTCGCTCAAGCGCGGCTTCGCGACGCCCCCTGAAGTGGAGGAGTTCCTTCGTGAGGAACTCGACTACCAGGTCCACCCGACGCCGATGATCTCGCCCAGCGAGAAGGGTCCCAAAGAGATCGAGGCCGTCCTCGATCTGGTCGACCTCCGCTTCACCGCCGCGAAGGCGCTGTTGGAGCGTGAGGACCCCGACTTCCTCCACCTCACGGTGTTCTACAGCATGGCGCTGCAGCACTACTTCTACGACGAGGAACCGGTGTACGAGGCGTGGCAGCGGATCGACCGCCACCTCGGCGACCTCCTCGATCAGGGCCACGACATCCTGATTATGTCCGACCACGGAACCTGCTACGTCGAGACAGTGTTCTACATCAACGTCTGGCTCCAGCAGCAGGGCTACCTCTCGGTCGAGAAGAACATCGACGGCGTCCTCCGCAAGGCGGGTATCACCCGCGAGCGCGCGCTCTCGGTCGCCAAACGCCTGAATATGGTCGAGACGCTCAGCCGCGTCGTCCCCGAGGGTATCCAGAAGATGGTCCCGTGGGACGAGGGCGTCAAGCGCGACCGCGTGCTCTCGATCCTCGACTGGGACGAGACGCGCGCCATCGCGAGCAACCAGGGGCCGATCTACCTCACGCTCGAACGCGACGACCCCGGCTACGAGGAACTGCGCACGGAACTCATCGAGAGCCTGGAGTCGCTTCGTCACCCCGACACCGGCGCACCCATCGTGAAGGCGGTGTACCGCGGCGAGGAGTACTACGACGGCCCGTACGTCGACAACGCGCCCGACCTGATCCTCGACCAGGGCGACAACGTCCACACGAGCGACGCTATCGGCCCGAGCGAGGCCATCAGCGACTCCGGCGTCTGGTTGGGCGGCAACATGCCCGACGGCGTGTTCCTGTTCTCCGGCCCCAGTTTCCGCTCGGAGGGACTGACGCAGGAGGCACGCATCGTCGACCTCGCGCCGACGCTGCTGCACACGATGGGCGCGGCCGTCCCCGAGGATATGGACGGCGAGGTGCTCGACGTGTTCGCACCCGACAGCGAGGCGGCGACGCGGACGGTCCGCACCCGTCGTGCACTCGACGACGACCGCACAGACGAGGAAGCCGACGACGCCGGGGTGGAAGACCGCCTCGCAGACCTCGGCTACCTGGAGTGA
- a CDS encoding nucleotide sugar dehydrogenase, translated as MSERAELAPGLYGNEQPEALQREAFRDGEYPVAVYGLGKMGLPIAAVFGETTGAVTGVDIDETVVDTINEGGCHVKNEPGLADLVGDLVADGALRATTDAVQAARDARIHVVIVPTLITEDDEPDTSVVTSVVRNIARGLSPGDLVCIESTLPPRTCRDVLGPLLRYESGLDFDDFGLAFCPERTSSGRALADVRGSHPKVVGGINDESTRAAALVYGELVDNEVITVSDTTTAEAVKVFEGLYRDVNIALANELARFTEELDIDVREAIEVANTQPYCDIHTPGPGVGGHCIPYYPYFVLNWLETPAPLLATAREVNDATPDHVAGIVAGKLDDRGLDLSGATVVVLGLTYRAGVAETRASPAIDICRSLASRGATVYASDPLVDAEGVPATWVHPDEVSSIDADAVVLATAHEEFDAIDWRAFPEETTVIDTRDVLDASRIGRPVYVVGRGD; from the coding sequence GTGAGCGAACGCGCCGAACTGGCTCCCGGCCTCTACGGCAACGAACAGCCAGAAGCGCTCCAACGCGAGGCGTTCCGCGACGGGGAGTACCCCGTCGCCGTCTACGGCCTCGGGAAGATGGGCCTCCCCATCGCCGCCGTGTTCGGCGAGACGACCGGCGCGGTCACCGGCGTCGACATCGACGAGACGGTCGTCGACACCATCAACGAGGGCGGCTGTCACGTCAAGAACGAACCTGGTCTCGCGGACCTCGTCGGCGACCTCGTCGCTGACGGCGCACTTCGCGCGACGACAGACGCGGTGCAGGCGGCCAGAGACGCCCGCATCCACGTCGTCATCGTCCCGACGCTCATCACCGAGGACGACGAACCCGACACCTCCGTCGTCACGAGCGTCGTCCGCAACATCGCGCGCGGCCTCTCGCCGGGCGATCTGGTCTGCATCGAGTCGACGCTCCCGCCGCGGACCTGCCGCGACGTGCTCGGACCGCTCCTCCGCTACGAGAGCGGCCTCGACTTCGACGACTTCGGACTAGCCTTCTGCCCCGAGCGCACATCCAGCGGACGCGCCCTCGCGGACGTCCGCGGGAGCCACCCGAAGGTCGTCGGCGGTATCAACGACGAGAGCACCCGCGCCGCGGCGCTAGTGTACGGCGAACTCGTCGACAACGAGGTCATCACCGTCTCGGACACGACCACCGCAGAGGCGGTCAAGGTGTTCGAGGGGTTGTACCGCGACGTCAACATCGCGCTGGCGAACGAACTCGCCCGGTTCACCGAGGAACTCGACATCGACGTGCGCGAGGCCATCGAGGTGGCGAACACCCAGCCGTACTGCGACATCCACACGCCCGGCCCCGGCGTCGGCGGCCACTGCATCCCGTACTACCCGTACTTCGTGCTCAACTGGCTGGAGACGCCCGCACCCCTCCTCGCGACCGCCCGCGAGGTCAACGACGCCACGCCCGACCACGTCGCCGGCATCGTCGCCGGCAAACTCGACGACCGTGGCCTCGACCTCTCGGGAGCGACAGTCGTCGTCCTCGGGTTGACCTACCGCGCAGGCGTCGCAGAGACGCGTGCGAGTCCGGCCATCGACATCTGTCGGTCGCTCGCCTCGCGCGGTGCGACGGTGTACGCCAGCGACCCACTCGTCGACGCCGAGGGCGTCCCCGCGACGTGGGTCCACCCCGACGAGGTGTCGAGCATCGACGCCGACGCGGTGGTGCTCGCGACCGCGCACGAGGAGTTCGACGCCATCGACTGGCGGGCGTTCCCCGAGGAGACGACCGTAATCGACACGCGCGACGTCCTCGACGCCAGCCGAATCGGCCGACCCGTCTACGTGGTCGGCAGAGGTGACTGA